Proteins from a genomic interval of Methanobrevibacter boviskoreani JH1:
- a CDS encoding B12-binding domain-containing radical SAM protein, whose amino-acid sequence MKITFINPPQTASKYKFLGVIAPPLGMSYIAAVLEENGYDVSIIDATALDYDFDQLANRVKKENPDIVSITALTPTIGRALESAQVVKEVLPDTMVILGGYHPTFNVKETLDDENVDLVIRGEGEYTMLELVQTLEKGENISNVKGIAYEEINENCEKLLVLTPEREPICNLDELPFPALHLLPMDHYKLLNMDTHMSTMITSRGCPIQCSFCSSAAMHGRKIRRRSIENIVDEMEHLVYDYGIETIAFMDDTFTVNKKRVRDLCDEIMRRNLKVFWGCTSRVDTLNEELLQKMKDSGCIAIFMGVESADQQQLDRMGKNTNITKIENAFRMAREKKIRTIASVALGMPHDTKETMEKTIKFVRQLKPNYAVFNLATPYPGTRFYKEAFEKNLIQVKDWSKYTLISPILETIDCSKEDLRKIQAKAFIRFYLRPTYLIRQFLMDGPMLVKTFWGVIKQAFSKSGNSNYNKRNLDEVRLQN is encoded by the coding sequence ATGAAAATTACATTTATCAATCCCCCACAAACAGCATCAAAGTATAAATTCTTAGGAGTTATTGCTCCACCTTTAGGAATGTCATATATTGCTGCTGTTCTTGAAGAAAATGGATATGATGTGAGCATAATCGATGCAACAGCATTAGATTACGATTTTGACCAACTTGCAAATAGAGTTAAAAAGGAAAATCCGGATATCGTATCCATTACTGCACTTACACCAACTATCGGTAGAGCACTTGAAAGTGCACAGGTTGTAAAAGAAGTACTTCCAGACACCATGGTAATTTTAGGCGGATACCATCCAACATTTAATGTTAAGGAAACTTTAGACGATGAAAATGTTGATTTAGTAATACGTGGTGAAGGAGAGTACACCATGTTAGAACTTGTTCAAACATTAGAAAAAGGGGAAAATATTTCCAATGTTAAAGGAATTGCATATGAAGAGATTAATGAAAACTGTGAAAAACTATTAGTGTTAACCCCTGAAAGGGAACCAATCTGTAATCTAGACGAACTTCCTTTCCCGGCATTACACTTGCTTCCAATGGATCATTACAAACTATTAAATATGGATACCCATATGTCTACAATGATTACCAGTAGAGGTTGTCCTATACAATGTTCCTTCTGTTCATCTGCGGCAATGCATGGTAGAAAAATCAGAAGACGAAGTATTGAAAATATTGTGGATGAAATGGAACACTTAGTATATGACTATGGAATTGAGACCATCGCATTTATGGATGACACATTTACAGTAAATAAGAAAAGAGTCAGAGATTTATGTGATGAAATTATGAGAAGAAACCTTAAAGTATTTTGGGGTTGTACTTCCAGAGTAGATACTTTAAATGAAGAGTTATTACAGAAAATGAAAGATTCCGGATGTATCGCTATATTTATGGGTGTTGAATCTGCAGATCAACAACAATTAGACAGGATGGGCAAAAACACAAATATTACAAAAATCGAAAATGCATTCAGAATGGCTAGAGAGAAAAAGATCAGAACCATCGCATCTGTAGCGCTTGGAATGCCCCATGATACAAAAGAAACCATGGAAAAAACAATTAAGTTTGTTCGTCAATTAAAACCTAATTATGCTGTGTTTAACTTAGCAACACCTTATCCAGGTACAAGATTCTACAAAGAAGCATTTGAGAAAAATTTGATACAGGTAAAAGACTGGTCCAAATACACATTAATCTCTCCAATATTAGAAACAATCGATTGTTCTAAGGAGGATTTAAGAAAAATACAAGCTAAAGCTTTTATTAGATTCTACTTAAGACCGACTTATTTAATTAGACAATTTTTAATGGATGGTCCTATGTTAGTTAAAACCTTCTGGGGAGTAATTAAACAAGCATTCAGTAAAAGTGGAAATTCTAATTATAATAAAAGAAATCTTGATGAAGTTAGATTACAAAACTAA